A single window of Fischerella sp. PCC 9605 DNA harbors:
- a CDS encoding TetR/AcrR family transcriptional regulator: MPKIVDREQYRKELLMKSFDLFAQKGYASITMREIAKELRVSTGTLYHYFPSKEALYLQLVEEQTQQDILNFLAEAGDAKTLPERIKALFNFMVKNEDYFFKQTLLGFDFYQQQERTEILNNQILRKSWEYTRQAIADYLQIKDKALSEFVMIFVSGLLVGRMYEGETISYAQQEELLVNMLTSYLNHQKASIKYD, translated from the coding sequence ATGCCCAAGATTGTTGATCGTGAACAATACCGCAAAGAATTGTTGATGAAATCCTTTGACCTATTTGCCCAGAAGGGTTATGCCTCTATCACCATGCGAGAGATAGCCAAAGAGCTAAGGGTTTCTACGGGAACGTTGTATCATTATTTTCCCAGTAAAGAAGCTTTGTATTTGCAGTTAGTCGAAGAGCAAACACAGCAGGACATTTTGAATTTTCTTGCTGAGGCAGGAGATGCCAAAACTTTACCAGAGCGTATCAAAGCCTTATTTAATTTTATGGTCAAAAACGAAGATTATTTTTTTAAACAAACTCTGCTGGGGTTTGATTTCTATCAGCAACAAGAACGAACTGAGATATTGAATAATCAAATCCTGAGAAAAAGTTGGGAATACACGAGACAGGCTATTGCTGACTATTTGCAAATAAAAGATAAAGCTTTATCTGAGTTTGTAATGATTTTTGTCAGCGGTTTGCTGGTAGGGCGAATGTATGAAGGTGAAACCATTTCTTATGCCCAACAGGAGGAATTGCTAGTGAACATGTTAACAAGTT
- a CDS encoding Uma2 family endonuclease: MVEQLLINNDDYYVPDASQLVTEDDTPVDNFASAKQQRLLVSSLYSSLQNQTFLAEANVGIYHTDGQPPIVPDVFLSLDVQVADNWWEKQNRCYMLWKFGKPPEVVIEIVSNKEGDELGSKLKTYEHMRASYYVVYDPTQQLSEQALRVYEIRGRRYFETTETWLEQVGLGLTLWQGEFEGRQDVWLRWCYQDGTLLATGDERAEVAEQRAQKLAQKLRSLGIDPDTL, from the coding sequence ATGGTTGAGCAACTTTTAATCAATAATGATGATTATTATGTGCCAGATGCTAGCCAGCTAGTTACTGAAGATGATACACCTGTAGATAATTTTGCTTCTGCTAAACAACAACGCCTGTTAGTTAGCTCTCTTTACAGTTCATTACAAAACCAAACTTTTTTAGCCGAGGCTAACGTTGGCATATATCATACTGACGGACAGCCTCCAATTGTACCTGATGTTTTTCTTAGCTTAGATGTCCAAGTGGCTGATAACTGGTGGGAGAAACAAAACCGTTGTTATATGCTTTGGAAGTTTGGCAAGCCACCGGAGGTGGTGATTGAAATAGTTTCTAACAAAGAAGGTGATGAACTAGGCAGTAAACTAAAAACTTACGAACACATGCGGGCGAGTTACTACGTAGTATACGACCCCACCCAACAATTATCAGAACAGGCGTTGCGTGTTTATGAAATTCGCGGTAGGCGCTATTTTGAAACTACAGAAACTTGGTTAGAACAAGTCGGTTTAGGTTTAACTCTCTGGCAAGGCGAATTTGAAGGTAGACAAGATGTGTGGTTACGCTGGTGCTACCAAGATGGTACGCTGCTAGCGACTGGAGATGAACGTGCTGAAGTCGCTGAACAACGCGCTCAAAAATTAGCACAGAAACTGCGATCGCTAGGCATAGATCCAGACACTCTGTAG
- the glcD gene encoding glycolate oxidase subunit GlcD: MLTQDKQQRNWQPIIKEFEAVVGKNGVVQRREELITYECDGLTSYRQRPAVVVLPRTTEQVAAVVKICNKYSVPFIARGSGTGLSGGALPIENSVLIVTSLMRQILSVDLENQRVVVQPGVINNWVTQTVSGAGFYYAPDPSSQIICSIGGNVAENSGGVHCLKYGVTTNHVLGLKIVTAEGEILDLGGEIPEMPGYDLTGIFVGSEGTLGIATEITLRILKSAESICVLLADFTSIEAAGASVSDIISAGIIPGGMEIMDNLSINAVEDVTALNVYPRDATAILLVEIDGLAVEVAANKQRVAEICKQNGARNVTSARDPDQRLKLWKGRKAAFAAAGHLSPDYYVQDGVIPRTQLPYVLQEIEALSQKYGYRIANVFHAGDGNLHPLILYDNSVPGALEIVEEVGGEILKLCVKVGGSISGEHGIGADKKCYMPEMFTEADLETMQWVRQVFNPKGLANPEKIFPTPRTCGEAARALGESAKNIEGVERF, translated from the coding sequence ATGCTCACCCAAGACAAACAACAACGCAACTGGCAACCCATCATCAAAGAATTCGAGGCTGTAGTTGGCAAAAATGGGGTAGTGCAACGCCGTGAAGAACTCATTACCTATGAGTGCGATGGACTCACCAGCTATCGCCAACGTCCGGCGGTAGTGGTGTTACCCAGAACTACAGAACAAGTGGCGGCGGTGGTGAAGATATGCAATAAATACTCTGTCCCCTTTATAGCCCGTGGTTCTGGTACAGGTTTATCGGGTGGTGCTTTGCCGATAGAAAATAGCGTTTTGATTGTCACTTCATTGATGCGGCAAATTTTGAGTGTAGATTTAGAAAACCAGCGCGTTGTTGTGCAACCAGGGGTGATTAATAACTGGGTAACGCAAACAGTCAGTGGCGCTGGTTTCTACTATGCTCCCGATCCCTCCAGTCAAATCATCTGTTCTATCGGTGGTAACGTTGCTGAAAACTCCGGTGGAGTACATTGTCTCAAGTATGGTGTCACCACCAATCACGTTTTAGGGTTAAAAATCGTCACTGCTGAAGGTGAAATTCTAGACTTGGGCGGAGAAATTCCCGAAATGCCTGGTTACGATTTAACGGGTATATTTGTTGGTTCGGAAGGCACGCTGGGTATTGCCACAGAAATTACGCTTAGAATTCTCAAAAGTGCGGAATCAATCTGCGTACTTTTAGCAGATTTTACTAGTATTGAAGCAGCAGGGGCAAGTGTTTCTGATATCATCAGTGCAGGGATTATTCCTGGTGGTATGGAAATTATGGATAATCTCAGCATTAATGCAGTGGAAGATGTGACAGCCTTAAATGTTTATCCCCGTGATGCAACGGCAATTTTGTTAGTAGAAATTGATGGTTTGGCAGTAGAAGTTGCAGCGAATAAACAAAGAGTAGCGGAAATTTGTAAACAGAATGGTGCGCGTAATGTTACTTCTGCTAGAGATCCAGATCAGCGCTTAAAATTATGGAAAGGACGCAAAGCTGCCTTTGCCGCTGCTGGACATTTAAGTCCTGATTATTACGTGCAAGATGGAGTTATTCCTCGTACTCAACTGCCTTATGTACTGCAAGAGATTGAGGCATTGAGTCAGAAATACGGTTATCGCATTGCCAATGTATTTCATGCTGGTGATGGCAATCTTCACCCACTGATTCTTTATGATAACTCTGTTCCAGGTGCATTAGAGATAGTGGAAGAAGTAGGGGGGGAAATTCTTAAGTTATGCGTGAAAGTTGGTGGCAGTATTTCTGGTGAACATGGCATTGGTGCAGATAAAAAATGCTATATGCCGGAGATGTTCACGGAAGCTGATTTAGAAACTATGCAATGGGTACGCCAAGTTTTTAATCCTAAAGGTTTAGCCAATCCAGAGAAAATTTTTCCGACTCCGCGTACTTGTGGGGAAGCAGCAAGAGCTTTGGGCGAGAGTGCCAAAAATATTGAAGGAGTTGAAAGATTTTAA